One window from the genome of Spiractinospora alimapuensis encodes:
- a CDS encoding rhamnulokinase — MSSTHSFAAVDLGASSGRVVVGEVGTRTLTMTQRHRFPNGPVRLPDGLFWDLTGLYRSVLHGLSRARQDGPVSIGVDAWGADYGLLDARGGLLGLVHHHRDPRTEEVASEVVRRVGADELYGVNGTQFLPFNTIFQLAAAHGTPQLRNADSLLLVPDLVAYWLTGSVGAEITNASTTGLLDVAERRWSPWLADVAAVEPELLAPLREPGTTIGPLLPEVSAETGLWETSVTSVASHDTASAVAAVPALSPDFAYISCGTWSLVGVELPSPLRTEDARAANFTNELGLDATTRFLRNVMGMWLVQECARHWDLDESEIPTLVRAAAAEPPRVSLIDAGDPGFLTPGEMPARIARFCAETDQPVPTSRAAVTRCVLDSLALAHRVGVLTAMRLTDRDVRTVHIVGGGARNTLLCQLTADALGLPVLAGPAEATAIGNVLVQARASGVLGDLPSLRRLVATTQEVRRFEPRGTTTPWVDAARRLGLE; from the coding sequence GTGTCCTCCACCCATTCCTTCGCCGCCGTCGACCTGGGTGCGTCCAGCGGCCGTGTCGTCGTCGGGGAGGTCGGTACGCGGACGTTGACGATGACGCAGCGGCACCGGTTCCCCAACGGGCCCGTCCGGCTGCCGGACGGCCTCTTCTGGGACCTCACCGGGCTCTACCGTTCCGTGCTCCACGGGCTTTCCCGTGCCCGACAGGACGGCCCGGTGTCGATCGGGGTCGACGCCTGGGGCGCCGACTACGGACTGTTGGACGCGCGGGGAGGGCTGCTCGGACTCGTCCACCACCACCGGGATCCCAGAACCGAGGAGGTCGCGTCGGAGGTCGTGCGCCGCGTCGGAGCCGACGAACTCTACGGCGTCAACGGGACCCAGTTCCTCCCGTTCAACACGATCTTCCAGCTCGCGGCGGCGCACGGAACCCCGCAACTCCGGAACGCCGACTCCTTGCTCCTGGTACCGGATCTCGTCGCCTACTGGCTCACCGGCTCGGTCGGAGCGGAGATCACCAACGCCTCCACCACCGGACTGCTGGACGTCGCGGAGCGTCGGTGGAGTCCCTGGCTGGCCGACGTCGCGGCCGTGGAGCCGGAACTCCTGGCACCGCTGCGCGAGCCGGGGACGACCATCGGGCCGCTCCTGCCGGAGGTCAGCGCGGAGACCGGCCTGTGGGAGACGTCCGTGACGTCGGTGGCCTCCCATGACACCGCGTCGGCGGTGGCCGCCGTTCCGGCGTTGTCCCCCGACTTCGCCTACATCTCCTGTGGAACCTGGTCTCTGGTGGGAGTTGAACTCCCGTCGCCGCTCCGAACCGAGGACGCCCGGGCCGCGAACTTCACCAACGAGCTCGGGTTGGACGCGACGACCCGCTTCCTGCGCAACGTGATGGGAATGTGGTTGGTGCAGGAGTGCGCCCGCCACTGGGACCTGGACGAGTCGGAGATTCCGACGCTGGTCCGGGCCGCCGCGGCGGAGCCCCCACGAGTGTCGCTGATCGACGCCGGTGACCCCGGGTTCCTCACTCCAGGGGAGATGCCCGCACGGATCGCCCGCTTCTGCGCGGAGACGGACCAGCCGGTCCCGACCAGCCGAGCCGCCGTGACCCGCTGTGTCCTCGACAGCTTGGCGTTGGCGCACCGGGTGGGGGTGCTGACCGCGATGCGGCTGACGGATCGGGACGTGCGGACGGTGCACATCGTGGGGGGTGGCGCACGCAACACTCTTCTCTGCCAGCTCACCGCGGACGCGCTGGGTCTTCCGGTGCTCGCCGGTCCGGCCGAGGCGACCGCCATCGGCAACGTGCTGGTGCAGGCGCGGGCCAGCGGCGTCCTGGGCGACCTCCCCAGCCTGCGGCGACTGGTGGCGACGACGCAGGAGGTCCGGCGCTTCGAGCCGCGTGGAACCACCACTCCCTGGGTCGACGCCGCACGACGCCTCGGCCTGGAGTGA